In Paenibacillus larvae subsp. larvae, the following proteins share a genomic window:
- a CDS encoding NAD(P)H-hydrate epimerase, giving the protein MYLVTAEEMRRMEQKIISEVGIPALLLMENAGRAVAAEVAEQARRSGQRWLVLAGKGNNGGDGLVAARHMTEAGLDVGLVYAVPKERLQGDALIQRNIVDQLGLPEIPLATLLQEKAGGKWDGVVDALLGTGTIGNPKEPYASLIKWVKQSGLPVVSVDVPSGVNVDSGAVYTPCIKADVTVTFACKKRGLLQFPAASYAGKVKVYPIQIPAGLAWEAGCRTFEVSGELFKERLQLSLVDKREEDTHKGTYGHVLIAAGSRRMLGAGLLCTRAALRGGSGLVSWALPGEMSAAVAGRVPEAMLAPLTGGAAWESVPADALLDLLPQRDALVIGPGMGQWDGDSGWLRRIWEGAGDSPLLVDADALAGLIGALLAQGHSAEEAAVLGVYRHGAAGDRAAAARDNPGSLLAGDLIEAL; this is encoded by the coding sequence ATGTATTTGGTGACCGCAGAAGAAATGAGAAGAATGGAACAAAAAATAATAAGTGAAGTGGGAATTCCGGCTTTACTGCTCATGGAAAATGCGGGAAGGGCAGTGGCTGCGGAAGTGGCGGAGCAGGCCCGGCGAAGCGGACAACGATGGCTGGTCCTTGCAGGTAAAGGGAATAACGGGGGGGATGGTCTGGTTGCAGCGCGACATATGACAGAAGCGGGTCTGGATGTCGGTCTTGTCTATGCTGTCCCCAAAGAACGGCTTCAGGGCGATGCCCTAATCCAAAGAAACATCGTGGATCAACTTGGTCTTCCGGAAATTCCGCTTGCAACTTTACTCCAGGAAAAGGCCGGGGGGAAGTGGGACGGAGTTGTGGATGCTTTGCTTGGAACAGGAACCATAGGTAATCCCAAAGAACCATATGCCTCTTTGATCAAATGGGTTAAACAAAGTGGTCTCCCTGTGGTTTCAGTGGATGTACCAAGCGGGGTGAACGTGGATTCGGGAGCCGTTTATACCCCTTGTATCAAAGCGGATGTAACGGTCACTTTTGCTTGCAAAAAACGGGGGCTTCTCCAATTTCCCGCTGCTTCTTATGCGGGGAAGGTGAAGGTTTATCCGATTCAAATTCCTGCCGGCCTGGCCTGGGAAGCCGGTTGCCGAACATTCGAGGTGTCAGGTGAGCTATTCAAGGAGCGGCTTCAGTTAAGCCTGGTGGACAAACGGGAAGAGGATACGCACAAAGGTACCTATGGTCATGTCCTGATTGCGGCTGGAAGCAGGCGTATGCTGGGGGCTGGACTGCTTTGCACGCGGGCCGCCCTGCGGGGTGGCAGCGGCCTTGTAAGCTGGGCTCTGCCAGGTGAAATGAGTGCCGCCGTAGCAGGCCGTGTTCCCGAAGCCATGCTTGCCCCGCTTACCGGCGGAGCTGCTTGGGAGAGCGTACCTGCGGACGCTCTCCTTGATCTTCTGCCGCAGCGGGACGCCCTGGTAATCGGCCCTGGAATGGGCCAATGGGACGGCGACAGCGGCTGGCTGCGGCGCATATGGGAAGGGGCGGGGGATTCGCCCCTTCTGGTTGATGCGGATGCGCTGGCAGGGCTGATTGGTGCCCTGTTGGCGCAGGGGCACTCCGCCGAGGAGGCTGCCGTGCTCGGCGTATACCGCCATGGTGCTGCCGGAGACCGGGCAGCAGCTGCCCGGGACAATCCC